The Archangium primigenium genomic interval GGCGGAGCCTCCCCGACGCGGCGGCCTCAGCGGGTGAGCGCGGTGGCGATGACGTTGAGGACCTTGAGCTGCGCGGGGGAGAGGTTGCGCAGGGAGCGCGCGAGCCGCCGCAGATCCGGGGAGCGCTCCTCGCGCGCCGGCAGCGAGTCCACCCAGGCGGTGACCTCGGTGTGGCTCAGGCTCAGGAGCGTGTCCGAGGGAATCTTGAGCGCGATGCTCAGGCGGCGCAGCGTGGGGACGCTGGGCATCATGCCGCCGCGCTCGATGCGTCCGTAGACGCCCGGCGCCAGGCCCACCTTGCCGGCCGCCTCCGCCTGAGTGAGCCCCGCGCGCAGCCGAGCGGCCCGCGCCGCGGCCCCCAGGGCCAGGGCCAACTTGTCATCCATGCGCTGCTGAGAGGGAGGGGGAGGAGTCCGTTTCGGTGCCATGGTGCCTGACGTCCTAAGAGACGTTGGAGGACATTACCCGAGAGGCCAACCCGCGCCTAGGGACTTGCGGCATCTCTTTCTCCTCCGGGCGACCCCCCTGGGCCGCTTTCGGGCGCATGACCCCGGGCGTCACCCCAGGGGTGCCTGGACGGGTGGCAGGGGAAGCGGGGGAGCGGGCCCTTCATGCAGCAACGACCCCGCCGGTCCCAGCTTTGGTTCAGCAGGACACCACTCCAAAAAATCCAAACAGGAGCAGCGCCATGACCATGAAGAACACGACCCGACTCGCCCTGGTGGGAATGCTCGCGGGAGCCCTGAGCCTGGGGGGCACCGCCCTGGCGCAGTCCACCAGCGCCACCGGCAGCGTGCAGAGCACCCCACCGGGTGGCAGCGCCGGCCAGGCGGGGCAGCTGGGCACGGGCTCCGGCACCAGCCAGGGCACGGGGACCGACAGCCTCCAGAACGGTCAGGCCCTTCCGCCCGCCACGGACTCGCTGGGCACGCCGGGCACGGGCGGCTCGGGCACGGGCGACCTGCCCCAGGCGGGTGACGCCCTCGACCCCTCCCGCGGCACGGGCAGCAACACCACCCTGAGCCCGGGCACCACCGAGCCGGGGACCACGGAACAGGGCACCACCGGGCAAGGCACGACCCAGCCCGCGCCCCTGACGCCGGACTCCAACTGGGGCGGCACGGGCGGCTCCGGCTCCGGCTCCGACCTGGGCACGGGCTCGGGCACCCAGGACGACAGCATGGTCACCCCGGGCCAGGGCACCATCGAGACCACCCCGCCCAGCCGACAGTCGGACCTGAACTCGAACCAGGCCGGCCAGGTCAACCCGGGCACCACGCCCGACACCACGCGCTAGCTAGCGCACCTCGGCCCGGGCCCCGGCCTTCCCCCGACGCTCCTTCGGAGCCGGGGGGGCCGCGGGGGCCTCCATCGGCTGGGTGAGCCGCAGGATGAGGGCGCGCCGCCGCTCCGCCAGGTCCAACTGGCGCTCGAGCAGGGCGCGCTCCCCGCGGCGCCGCGTGTCCCCCCGCGTCTCGGCGGCGGCGGGCAGCGTCTGGAGCCGCTCGCGCAGCCGCGTCACCTCCTCGTCCAGCAACACGGGTTGGATGCGGGAGCGCTCCTGGCGCTCGCGCAGCGCCACGGAGTGGTTGTTGTCGATCCACACCGGCACGAGCGCCGAGCCCGCCAGCGTCACGGGCTGTCCGGGTCCGGCGCGCTCGAGCGACAGGCGCAGGAGCAGCGAGTCGCGCTTGCGGCCTCGCGCCTCGGCCCCCTTGCCGTGCACGTAGTGCCAGTCCTGGTTGGCCAGGAGGTTGCCCAGCGAGAACGCCACGAGCGTGTCGCGTCCGGCCGGGGTGCGGTAGGACTCCACGGGCTGGAGCACGTGCGGGTGGTGGCCGATGACGGCGAGCGCGCCCGCGTCCAGCAGCGCCCGCGCGAGCGCGCGATCCTCCGGGCGCGGGGCATGGACGTACTCCACCCCCCAATGCACGCTGACGATGAGCGCGTCACACCGCCGGGCCGCGGCGCGCACCAGCTCCGCGGCGGCCTCGGGCGTCAGCGCCTGGGGATCCTTCTTGCGCGAATAGGGC includes:
- a CDS encoding CapA family protein, coding for MVPVFLVASLVCAAPAASRVELVFGGDVIPHDGVKEAARARAGAGTLEGWDFVLEPIAPVLRAADVAVVNLETPVSGDPRAPTASLIFDAPPALPRALVAAGVDLVTVANNHAFDQRRAGIPLTWANLERAGLKYVGSAPTEAAAWEPLVLESHGIRVGFLSLTRWLNGAHNPAAWDVAPQVAFVPYSRKKDPQALTPEAAAELVRAAARRCDALIVSVHWGVEYVHAPRPEDRALARALLDAGALAVIGHHPHVLQPVESYRTPAGRDTLVAFSLGNLLANQDWHYVHGKGAEARGRKRDSLLLRLSLERAGPGQPVTLAGSALVPVWIDNNHSVALRERQERSRIQPVLLDEEVTRLRERLQTLPAAAETRGDTRRRGERALLERQLDLAERRRALILRLTQPMEAPAAPPAPKERRGKAGARAEVR
- a CDS encoding helix-turn-helix domain-containing protein, producing MDDKLALALGAAARAARLRAGLTQAEAAGKVGLAPGVYGRIERGGMMPSVPTLRRLSIALKIPSDTLLSLSHTEVTAWVDSLPAREERSPDLRRLARSLRNLSPAQLKVLNVIATALTR